From the Thermococcus sp. genome, one window contains:
- a CDS encoding DUF1931 family protein, translating into MAEMIIPYPQLQKILERTCELAVIKPRAEEMMDIVEKKLADLFEVAYDNAKTERSETIKLRHIPITKGFRNSMNLFRAVIEDEGVEIEPIRKYVLKKIPGDIPLEEEVVNELPIIAGTLFVLVGRVIKALHPEIKNVYPEHIEEAGKVLDYTL; encoded by the coding sequence ATGGCGGAGATGATAATACCCTACCCGCAGCTCCAGAAGATACTGGAGAGGACCTGCGAGCTGGCCGTGATAAAGCCCCGTGCCGAGGAGATGATGGACATCGTTGAAAAGAAGCTGGCTGACCTCTTTGAGGTCGCCTATGACAATGCAAAGACCGAGCGGTCAGAGACGATAAAGCTCAGGCACATACCAATAACCAAGGGCTTCAGGAACAGCATGAACCTCTTCAGGGCCGTCATAGAGGACGAGGGCGTTGAGATTGAGCCCATCAGGAAGTACGTCCTCAAGAAGATACCCGGTGACATACCCCTTGAGGAGGAAGTCGTTAACGAGCTTCCGATTATAGCGGGAACCCTCTTCGTGCTCGTCGGCAGGGTCATCAAGGCCCTCCACCCGGAGATCAAGAACGTCTATCCCGAGCACATTGAGGAAGCGGGGAAGGTGCTGGATTACACGCTTTGA
- a CDS encoding AAA domain-containing protein, translating into MSKAGLTLHPSEIARYFELDKCPKYVFWLSRKNELEKSSENLDEKIKKRLKGEIDKVLRKHGKNFEKAQQRILARISQISEVRDNSSFDELVDYIINKRGCNKEACIFTQPSLEGTIGIYVIEGRADIVLVRHSGQKTEIWVFEAKFTNQEKFHHRLQAIIYAKLIYDAVHKQIQEQGRSLEIYVSVLTKKNNLELGLDKIKKLRFPDETRTYVEILESTLKKDGIFDKILTGEETPRFWISKRCQGCPYEAFCIKEAVEKKGLELLGIRPGDQEILEEIGIRSLEDLADLYEYPEKFYPAGREGFKHFRPKPGKEDIINTVLNKLNISNLQKLAQGAYRLVRELNCNPDNFSDWIQGSGYNLPRDIYDETQLRRKGISPPGYPSGSLIRVYIFVQHDPIHDRVVLLSATVDNTLTGKSRNISELIHIPIEKLSNSQYRDFEDKILDFFEKELLENFFKKLIWAINDIKPQLPGDQCYIHLYFYSKFQRFKFMDAIRRHKKLYGYKPIRWLLGLRKEIDQEMVSILKDEITKRHALRFPGLGIIPVVAHYYWNGNDYYWNNEYNGWFRWDPDIKSEFEELFRIGAAKKCSDNNDDNDIHLDLARVEDIFPNGTARIPSWIYPVINREIEQIPLEYIWKLTTSKSGRIKLEKLAINLALAIRHIERSIPEWSKDVTIPKEPIPADALETLGFENISLAEVLIEYQKLEYQAKKEQLFEHYRLSTLERTNTDKSVRLKVVEIKTDETSNIIISGKIVSPEGDLYNLDSGSPLSLSEGSWVVITPIDRSGREIWPYSFPESKRMSILSSILRIRETYDSVTMDLLVYKISKTPWNRDSLYFVEKHPQSFKVRGNSIIITDTYHPLYGTQISKEQDIIIDEALDNIVMSYSHKYLLNILRLEQTPEQLAHFNPIYYVLANIYTNSSKITKSFMNSILLPSKWNPKDVVEFVKKLERSGKHPNRSQKRFIHDISRKIVLLQGPPGTGKTSSAIAPAVLSRAYSAIKNKKKQMFFVTAISHTAINEALKKIISLKKELANPNLDKNFTTALNNIHIYRLVNSEYQRNILIERELRGYEDYIEFINYKSERDVDKILHKYLVAGKKRRKKSKSKYHDLESFITGFSEIPIFFGTPGAMKKFFEELSEKLPKEDSFLKDSKEFVDLLVIDEASMMDLPTFFLVTSFLKENGQILLVGDHRQMQPIQQHDWEHEDRETIEQHTPFLSAINFIRFLRGELSGLEREEFKKVLYRDPPSWECDKLKDVILPFHRLDETYRLPQVSADMHTDLFYKYDGIRLKSKKEDSPRFREMLSEHINSELKGRPCANALFPEYPITLILHNENKSTKINEVEKLIIAELIRNLPEEYTAQDKLGIVVPFKAQRAQIKSLLRGLGLEHVQVDTVERFQGGEKDIIIISLTASDPSYISAVLEFLFNPNRLNVAMSRMKEKLILIGSQEVFNATTTDVQKFEELIEPWRALFRKIRTYGEELWRGTLEDFVREMDTDNNGYQKTLEKYKETNIEIFGINKWPKRP; encoded by the coding sequence ATGAGTAAGGCAGGCTTAACGTTACATCCAAGCGAGATTGCTAGATATTTTGAGCTTGATAAATGTCCAAAATATGTCTTCTGGCTAAGTAGAAAGAACGAGCTTGAAAAAAGTTCAGAGAATCTAGATGAGAAAATAAAAAAACGCTTGAAAGGTGAAATTGATAAAGTGCTAAGGAAACATGGTAAAAATTTCGAAAAAGCTCAGCAAAGAATATTGGCTAGGATAAGCCAAATCTCTGAAGTACGAGACAATAGCAGTTTTGATGAACTAGTAGATTACATCATCAACAAACGAGGATGCAATAAAGAAGCGTGCATCTTTACCCAACCTTCTTTAGAAGGTACAATTGGGATTTATGTTATTGAAGGCAGGGCTGATATTGTCTTGGTAAGACACTCAGGACAAAAAACCGAGATATGGGTTTTTGAAGCAAAGTTCACTAATCAAGAGAAGTTCCATCACAGACTCCAAGCTATAATATACGCGAAGTTGATTTACGATGCTGTCCACAAGCAAATCCAAGAGCAAGGACGTTCGCTTGAGATTTATGTTTCGGTTCTAACAAAAAAGAACAATCTAGAATTGGGATTAGATAAAATAAAAAAACTCAGATTTCCCGACGAAACAAGAACATATGTTGAAATTTTAGAAAGTACTTTGAAAAAAGATGGAATTTTTGATAAGATACTAACAGGGGAGGAGACTCCCAGATTCTGGATTAGCAAAAGATGTCAAGGGTGCCCCTACGAAGCATTTTGCATTAAAGAGGCTGTGGAGAAAAAAGGTCTGGAATTGTTAGGCATTCGACCTGGTGATCAAGAAATTCTAGAAGAGATAGGTATTCGCTCGTTAGAAGATTTGGCAGATTTATATGAGTATCCTGAAAAGTTTTATCCTGCAGGACGTGAGGGATTTAAACATTTCAGACCAAAGCCCGGTAAAGAGGATATTATAAATACTGTATTAAATAAGCTCAATATATCCAATCTCCAAAAACTTGCCCAAGGTGCATATCGGCTCGTAAGGGAGTTAAATTGTAATCCAGATAATTTCTCTGATTGGATACAAGGCTCTGGATATAATCTACCAAGGGACATCTACGATGAAACTCAACTCAGGAGGAAGGGCATATCCCCACCAGGATATCCTTCGGGTTCGCTAATCCGAGTTTATATCTTTGTCCAACATGATCCTATCCATGATAGAGTGGTATTGTTGAGTGCAACTGTAGATAATACTTTAACTGGCAAGTCTAGGAATATCTCTGAGCTAATACACATACCAATCGAAAAATTAAGTAACTCTCAATACAGGGATTTTGAAGATAAGATACTAGACTTTTTTGAGAAGGAACTTTTAGAGAATTTCTTTAAAAAGCTAATCTGGGCAATTAATGATATCAAACCACAATTACCTGGGGATCAATGTTATATTCACCTATACTTTTACAGCAAGTTCCAGCGCTTTAAATTTATGGATGCAATAAGAAGACATAAAAAACTCTATGGATACAAACCCATAAGATGGCTACTTGGGCTAAGAAAAGAGATTGATCAAGAGATGGTGTCTATTCTCAAAGACGAAATAACTAAAAGACATGCCTTAAGATTTCCTGGACTTGGAATTATCCCAGTTGTAGCCCACTATTATTGGAATGGAAATGATTATTATTGGAATAACGAGTATAATGGATGGTTTAGGTGGGACCCGGACATAAAATCAGAGTTTGAAGAACTTTTTAGAATTGGAGCAGCAAAAAAGTGCTCAGATAATAATGACGACAATGATATACATCTAGACCTGGCCAGAGTTGAAGATATATTTCCCAATGGTACTGCGAGAATCCCCTCTTGGATATATCCCGTAATAAACAGAGAGATTGAACAGATTCCCCTTGAGTACATCTGGAAGTTAACTACTTCAAAGTCTGGAAGAATAAAACTTGAGAAACTCGCAATTAATCTTGCACTTGCAATAAGGCATATAGAACGGAGTATACCTGAATGGTCCAAAGACGTAACAATCCCAAAAGAACCTATTCCCGCAGATGCATTAGAAACACTAGGATTTGAAAACATTTCACTAGCAGAGGTCTTAATTGAGTATCAGAAACTAGAATATCAAGCAAAGAAAGAGCAACTCTTTGAGCATTACCGGCTAAGCACTCTCGAACGGACAAATACCGACAAATCTGTCCGACTTAAAGTAGTTGAGATTAAGACTGATGAAACTTCCAATATCATAATATCTGGGAAAATTGTGTCTCCTGAGGGAGACTTATACAATCTGGATTCTGGGTCTCCACTTTCTCTTTCGGAGGGATCATGGGTAGTGATAACACCTATTGATCGCTCTGGAAGAGAAATTTGGCCATACTCCTTCCCAGAGTCAAAAAGAATGTCAATATTGTCGTCCATACTTAGAATAAGAGAAACCTATGATTCAGTAACTATGGATCTCTTGGTATACAAAATTTCGAAGACCCCTTGGAATAGAGATTCATTATATTTCGTTGAGAAGCATCCGCAGTCATTTAAAGTAAGAGGCAATTCTATAATAATCACGGATACCTACCATCCTCTTTACGGTACCCAGATTAGCAAAGAGCAAGATATTATTATTGACGAAGCGTTGGATAATATTGTTATGTCATATTCCCACAAATACCTTTTGAATATTCTCCGTTTAGAACAAACACCTGAACAATTAGCTCACTTCAATCCAATATATTATGTATTAGCTAATATTTACACTAACTCGAGTAAAATCACAAAGAGTTTTATGAATTCGATATTATTGCCATCCAAATGGAATCCAAAGGATGTTGTTGAATTCGTCAAAAAACTTGAACGCTCTGGAAAACACCCCAACAGAAGTCAGAAGCGATTTATTCATGATATTTCCAGAAAAATAGTCCTTTTACAAGGACCTCCTGGAACCGGGAAAACTTCATCTGCAATAGCCCCTGCAGTTCTTAGTAGGGCATATTCTGCAATAAAAAACAAGAAGAAGCAGATGTTTTTTGTCACGGCAATCTCTCATACTGCCATTAACGAAGCTCTTAAAAAAATAATTAGTTTAAAAAAGGAACTGGCCAATCCAAACTTAGACAAGAACTTCACAACAGCGTTAAACAACATTCATATATATAGGCTTGTAAACAGCGAGTATCAAAGAAACATTCTAATTGAAAGAGAGCTACGAGGATATGAAGACTACATTGAATTCATCAACTACAAATCTGAAAGAGATGTAGACAAAATTTTACACAAATATCTTGTGGCTGGGAAGAAAAGACGTAAAAAATCAAAATCTAAGTATCATGATTTAGAGTCATTTATAACCGGATTTTCTGAAATTCCCATATTCTTTGGAACCCCCGGAGCAATGAAAAAGTTCTTTGAAGAACTCTCCGAGAAATTACCTAAAGAGGACTCTTTCTTAAAGGATTCCAAAGAATTTGTAGACTTATTAGTTATTGATGAAGCTAGCATGATGGACTTACCAACGTTTTTCTTAGTAACTTCCTTTCTCAAAGAAAATGGGCAAATCCTACTAGTCGGGGACCATAGACAAATGCAACCGATTCAACAACATGACTGGGAACATGAAGATCGTGAAACAATTGAACAACATACACCATTCCTGTCTGCTATCAATTTTATAAGATTCCTACGTGGAGAACTCTCCGGATTGGAAAGAGAAGAGTTCAAAAAAGTCCTCTATAGAGACCCCCCATCTTGGGAATGCGATAAGCTGAAAGACGTAATCTTACCCTTCCATCGGCTTGATGAAACATATAGGTTGCCCCAGGTCTCTGCAGATATGCATACTGATTTATTTTATAAATACGATGGTATTAGATTAAAGAGCAAGAAAGAGGACTCACCAAGATTTAGGGAGATGCTATCAGAACACATCAATTCTGAACTAAAAGGTAGACCATGTGCTAATGCTCTCTTTCCGGAATATCCTATAACACTGATACTCCATAATGAAAACAAATCCACAAAGATTAATGAAGTTGAAAAGCTAATTATTGCAGAGTTAATTAGAAACCTCCCAGAAGAATACACTGCCCAAGACAAGCTTGGGATTGTTGTACCATTCAAGGCACAGCGCGCTCAGATTAAAAGTCTCCTCAGAGGGCTGGGGCTAGAACATGTTCAAGTTGATACTGTTGAAAGATTCCAAGGTGGAGAAAAAGACATTATAATCATCTCTCTAACGGCAAGTGATCCCTCCTATATAAGTGCAGTCTTAGAGTTTCTGTTTAACCCCAATAGACTTAATGTTGCCATGAGCAGAATGAAAGAAAAGCTCATATTGATAGGATCGCAAGAAGTATTTAATGCAACAACAACAGATGTCCAGAAGTTTGAAGAACTAATAGAACCTTGGAGAGCCCTGTTTAGAAAGATACGGACTTATGGGGAAGAATTGTGGCGTGGGACTCTGGAGGATTTTGTTAGAGAGATGGACACCGATAATAATGGATATCAAAAAACACTAGAAAAATACAAGGAGACTAACATAGAAATCTTCGGAATAAACAAATGGCCTAAGCGTCCATAA
- a CDS encoding S9 family peptidase, protein MVKGLTEKDLGKFKLVGNIDAFKRRLVFQVTEINLEKDDYFSRLYLYDGRKVKPFTSGKKDSNPRFSPDGRLVAFTSKRDKESKEAELYVILTDGGEARLLAKFKYGIRNLRFTEDGKSIAVVTPIDVEKKPKDDVHIIKEIPFWFNGVGWVYGKRSVVYLVDVETGKKKRLTPKNLDVSQIRFHNSKLYFIAQEDREKKPMVSDLYVLEGRKAKRLTPGKWSISDFIPLEDGTFILKANTRERGIPTNTHIYHYNPETGEMRKLTAELDRSAYNSLNCDVRGSQRAELAFKDGWVYYVATDGPRANLFRVNLDGKIERVVGGDRSVESFAIGDYIAFTAQDAVTPTELYILRDGKEKRVTDFNGWIKEYTLSQPEHFKVKASDGVEIDAWVMKPVGFEPGKKYPAVLEIHGGPKTTYGYSFMHEFHVLTAKGFVVIFSNPRGSDGYGEEFADIREHYGERDYQDLMEVVDEAVKRFDFIDPERIGVTGGSYGGFMTNWIVGHTNRFKAAVTQRSISNWTSFFGTTDIGYYFAPDQIGSDPWSNTEGYWEKSPLKYAPNVETPLLIIHSMEDYRCWLPEALQFFTALKYLGKTVELALFPGENHDLSRSGKPKHRVKRLELIAGWMERWLKE, encoded by the coding sequence ATGGTGAAAGGCCTTACCGAGAAAGACCTCGGAAAGTTCAAGCTCGTGGGAAACATCGACGCCTTCAAGAGAAGGCTCGTTTTCCAGGTGACGGAGATAAACCTCGAAAAGGATGACTACTTCTCAAGGCTCTACCTCTACGACGGGAGAAAGGTTAAACCCTTTACCTCAGGCAAGAAGGACTCCAATCCGAGATTTTCGCCGGACGGGAGGCTCGTGGCCTTCACCTCGAAGCGTGACAAGGAAAGTAAAGAGGCCGAGCTCTACGTCATCCTGACCGACGGCGGCGAGGCGAGGCTCTTAGCAAAGTTCAAATATGGGATAAGAAACCTCCGCTTTACCGAGGACGGGAAGAGCATAGCGGTCGTTACGCCGATAGACGTCGAGAAGAAGCCGAAGGATGACGTCCACATCATCAAGGAAATACCCTTCTGGTTCAACGGCGTTGGCTGGGTTTACGGGAAGAGGAGCGTTGTCTATCTGGTGGACGTCGAAACCGGGAAGAAGAAGCGCCTGACGCCAAAGAACCTCGACGTCTCTCAAATCCGCTTCCACAACAGCAAGCTCTACTTTATTGCCCAAGAGGACCGCGAGAAGAAGCCGATGGTCAGCGACCTCTACGTCCTTGAGGGGAGGAAAGCAAAGCGCCTAACCCCCGGGAAGTGGAGCATTAGCGACTTCATCCCGCTTGAAGATGGAACCTTCATTCTCAAGGCTAACACTAGGGAAAGGGGAATTCCAACGAACACGCACATCTACCACTACAACCCCGAGACCGGCGAGATGAGAAAGCTTACTGCGGAACTCGATCGCTCCGCTTACAACTCGCTCAACTGCGACGTTCGCGGTTCTCAGAGGGCGGAGTTAGCTTTTAAGGATGGCTGGGTTTACTACGTCGCCACCGACGGCCCGAGGGCGAACCTCTTCAGGGTAAACCTCGACGGAAAGATAGAGCGCGTTGTCGGCGGAGACAGAAGCGTCGAGAGCTTTGCGATAGGAGATTACATAGCCTTCACCGCTCAGGACGCGGTCACTCCAACGGAGCTTTACATCCTGAGGGACGGGAAAGAAAAGAGGGTTACGGACTTCAACGGCTGGATAAAGGAGTACACTCTCTCACAGCCCGAGCACTTTAAGGTCAAGGCGAGCGATGGGGTTGAGATAGACGCGTGGGTAATGAAGCCCGTTGGCTTCGAGCCGGGCAAGAAGTATCCCGCGGTTCTTGAGATCCACGGCGGGCCTAAAACCACTTACGGCTACTCCTTCATGCACGAGTTCCATGTTTTGACGGCCAAGGGCTTCGTGGTCATCTTCTCCAATCCGCGCGGAAGCGATGGCTACGGTGAGGAGTTCGCCGATATAAGGGAGCACTACGGGGAGAGGGATTATCAGGACCTGATGGAGGTCGTTGATGAAGCCGTTAAGCGCTTCGACTTCATTGATCCGGAGAGAATAGGTGTCACCGGGGGTTCATACGGCGGCTTCATGACGAACTGGATAGTGGGCCACACGAACCGCTTTAAGGCCGCGGTAACTCAGCGTTCCATCTCGAACTGGACGAGCTTCTTTGGGACGACGGATATAGGATACTACTTTGCCCCGGACCAGATAGGCTCTGATCCGTGGAGCAACACCGAGGGCTACTGGGAGAAGAGCCCGCTGAAGTACGCGCCGAACGTTGAAACGCCCTTGCTGATAATCCACTCGATGGAGGACTACCGGTGCTGGCTTCCGGAGGCACTCCAGTTCTTTACAGCTCTCAAATATCTCGGAAAGACGGTCGAGCTTGCACTCTTCCCGGGCGAGAACCACGACCTATCCCGCTCTGGCAAGCCGAAGCACAGGGTTAAGAGACTTGAGCTTATTGCCGGGTGGATGGAGAGGTGGCTGAAGGAGTGA
- a CDS encoding DUF257 family protein yields MEDTSLPMYRVWEGTYWGELGLIAFDSTAFPSLVFLTCVNWARKNGYNIVVIDVLDTFREYQSHLSLLGIPRDRYDNVKVIKVGGRYEVGKIIKKISRIEEAKIERELTPILVEEYSTKTVVVILGISKVFALYSPKDAISLVDYFLGFAGNENGKTFYFVNVDLMKSAAPMVLPMMNSICTTVVEVVKRPRRQGVRIVKALNFSLEGFSVGKDLENAAIEVMHDLD; encoded by the coding sequence ATGGAGGACACTTCTCTGCCGATGTACAGAGTCTGGGAAGGGACTTACTGGGGCGAACTCGGTCTGATAGCGTTTGATAGCACGGCCTTTCCGAGCCTCGTTTTTCTGACCTGCGTAAACTGGGCACGGAAGAACGGTTACAACATCGTCGTCATTGACGTCCTCGACACATTCAGGGAATACCAATCGCACCTTTCGCTCCTTGGAATACCAAGGGATAGGTACGACAATGTGAAGGTGATAAAGGTCGGCGGACGCTATGAGGTTGGCAAAATAATCAAGAAGATATCAAGAATCGAGGAAGCAAAGATTGAGAGGGAACTAACCCCCATCCTGGTGGAAGAGTACTCAACGAAAACAGTCGTAGTTATATTAGGGATCTCGAAGGTCTTCGCGCTTTACTCCCCAAAGGATGCCATTTCCCTCGTGGACTACTTCCTGGGCTTTGCCGGGAACGAAAATGGAAAAACGTTTTACTTTGTTAACGTTGATCTTATGAAGAGCGCTGCCCCAATGGTTCTCCCGATGATGAACTCAATCTGCACAACGGTTGTTGAAGTCGTGAAAAGGCCCAGAAGACAGGGTGTGCGGATTGTTAAGGCACTGAATTTCAGTCTCGAAGGCTTTTCTGTGGGGAAAGATTTAGAGAACGCGGCCATAGAGGTAATGCATGATCTGGACTAA
- a CDS encoding PIN domain-containing protein, translating to MEEALYDTNVLIDALKSGEKLNGYTTVLNIVEFPKGLELGLTVITPTLEDYLLAIKISQAMVKKGTSVPAVDALVAAVAINRDLKLVTKDRHFGWIKEEFGGLKLIER from the coding sequence ATGGAAGAGGCTCTCTACGACACCAACGTCCTGATTGATGCCCTCAAATCCGGGGAGAAGCTCAATGGCTACACAACGGTTCTCAACATCGTCGAGTTCCCGAAAGGTCTTGAGCTTGGCTTGACCGTGATAACCCCAACTCTGGAGGATTACCTCCTGGCAATTAAAATTTCGCAGGCGATGGTGAAAAAAGGAACCTCGGTTCCGGCCGTTGATGCACTCGTAGCGGCCGTGGCCATCAACAGGGATTTAAAGCTCGTAACGAAAGACAGGCACTTCGGGTGGATAAAGGAGGAGTTTGGGGGGTTAAAACTCATCGAACGGTGA
- a CDS encoding molybdenum cofactor guanylyltransferase — protein sequence MLGVILAFPEKRWENYTIPVNGEPAVKLTEKRLLMSKRIDEVLTIVRKDKLKTYSLHVSNPVPVSARSKMEALLRALFDEPFFLVEGNMPLLMPFLVNYLIGLYYENEPEAVIPVWRDGSAEVFHAVYEPDALENAIRSATAEGYTSFSKVVEFLDYEPVSIEELAKRNPKVTMSFFRIKNSPDVRFAEEFLRENPL from the coding sequence ATGCTCGGCGTAATCCTAGCCTTCCCCGAAAAGAGGTGGGAGAACTACACTATTCCAGTCAACGGCGAGCCTGCGGTAAAACTCACCGAAAAAAGACTGCTGATGAGCAAGAGGATTGACGAGGTTCTCACCATCGTCAGAAAGGACAAGCTGAAAACCTACTCGCTCCACGTTTCAAACCCCGTTCCTGTCTCGGCGAGGAGCAAGATGGAGGCCCTCCTCAGGGCCCTTTTTGATGAGCCATTCTTTCTGGTTGAAGGCAACATGCCCCTTCTCATGCCCTTCCTCGTGAACTACCTGATTGGTCTCTACTATGAAAACGAGCCCGAGGCTGTAATTCCCGTCTGGAGAGATGGCAGCGCGGAGGTCTTCCACGCAGTTTACGAGCCAGATGCACTTGAGAACGCGATAAGATCAGCAACTGCAGAGGGCTACACAAGCTTTTCGAAGGTTGTGGAGTTCCTCGACTACGAGCCGGTATCTATCGAAGAACTTGCCAAGAGAAACCCGAAGGTGACGATGAGCTTTTTCAGGATTAAAAACTCGCCGGACGTTCGTTTTGCCGAGGAGTTTCTCAGGGAGAACCCGTTATGA
- a CDS encoding DUF63 family protein, whose product MGLETELWQFFYNYFWEPMFTRSGYNAVNTFVYALLFGFGVIYSYRYIIKPLRIPVDERLFWAVTPMVIFGATVRALVDGGVLPQNPLILTPGIFFTAFALIVPAIALDAKAGTYPKITVAWGSVLALWATYLLIVNAKNWRPYGLTLLHTAISWAVVLAYYRWRPFDRLYLYPVLAHYFDVASTVVAIHFYGYREVHWVESYLVNWFGAYVYYPWITLILLVVYYGLKYLVLDEEERRFWYLAIYILGLGPAIRDPSQMILQV is encoded by the coding sequence ATGGGCCTTGAGACGGAGCTCTGGCAGTTCTTCTACAACTACTTCTGGGAGCCGATGTTCACTAGGAGTGGCTACAACGCCGTAAACACCTTCGTTTACGCCCTGCTCTTCGGTTTCGGCGTCATCTACAGTTACCGCTACATAATAAAACCCCTCAGGATACCGGTTGATGAAAGGCTCTTCTGGGCCGTCACCCCGATGGTGATCTTCGGGGCAACTGTGAGGGCCCTCGTTGACGGGGGAGTGCTCCCCCAGAATCCGCTGATTCTGACCCCGGGGATATTCTTTACCGCCTTCGCGCTCATAGTCCCTGCGATAGCCCTCGATGCAAAGGCCGGGACTTACCCGAAGATAACAGTCGCCTGGGGAAGCGTTCTTGCCCTGTGGGCCACATACCTCCTGATTGTAAACGCGAAAAACTGGAGGCCCTACGGCCTTACACTTCTCCACACGGCCATCAGCTGGGCGGTCGTTCTGGCCTACTACCGCTGGAGGCCCTTCGACAGGCTCTACCTCTACCCCGTTCTGGCGCACTACTTCGACGTCGCCTCAACGGTGGTTGCAATCCACTTCTACGGCTACCGTGAGGTTCACTGGGTGGAGAGCTACCTGGTCAACTGGTTCGGGGCCTACGTCTATTACCCATGGATAACGCTCATCCTCCTGGTGGTTTACTACGGCCTAAAATACCTCGTCCTTGACGAGGAGGAGAGGCGCTTCTGGTACCTTGCAATCTATATCCTCGGTCTTGGGCCGGCAATCAGGGACCCGAGCCAGATGATCCTTCAGGTTTAG